Within Stigmatella aurantiaca, the genomic segment CTGGTGGGCAAGCTGGGCCTGCTGCCCGCGCTGGAGTGGCTGCTGGAGGTTCCCGCCGTGGGGGGCACCTCGCTGTCCACCTCGCACCTGGGGCGCTTCCTGGTGTTCACCTACGTGTGGCTGCCCTTCATGATCCTCCCGGTGCAGGCGGCCATCGAGCGCGTGCCGCCCCAGCTCTTGCAGGCCTCGGCGGACCTGGGCGCGCGTCCGGTGCAGACGTTCCGCACGGTGCTGCTGCCGCTGGCGTTTCCCGGCGTGGTGGCGGGCTCCATCTTCACCTTCTCGCTCACGCTCGGTGACTTCATCATCCCGCAGCTCATCGGGCCCTCGGGCCTCTTCATTGGCTCCATGGTCAACACGATGCAGGGCTCGGTGGGGAACCTGCCCCTGGCGGCGGCCTTCACCGGGGTGCCCATCCTCATCATCGCCGTCTACCTGTCGCTGGCCCGGCGCCTGGGGGCCTTCGATGCGCTCTGAGGACACCTCCTCCCTCGCGCCGCGTGCCCCCCGGTGGCTGGCCGTGCTGGCCTGGGGCGGGCTCGCCTTCCTGCACTTCCCCATCGCCGTGGTGTGCCTCTACGCCTTCAACACGGAGGAGAGCGCCTTCAGCTTCCCGCTCCAGGGCTTCACCCTGCGCTGGTTCCGGGTGGCGCTGGAGCGCGAGGACGTGCTGCAGGCCATCTTCCTGTCCCTGCGCGTGGCGGCGGCGGCCACGGTGCTCGCCCTGGTGCTCGGCACGCTGGCGGCCCTGGTGCTGGCACGCCGCCGGT encodes:
- a CDS encoding ABC transporter permease, with the translated sequence MSGSSPGAGVGRVLSNVLYRRSTLRLLLMLTPPLLWFGAVYLGSLLALLAQSFYTFDDFTMAVTPELTWVNYQALLEDANADIVLRTVGMACAVTVASALLAFPIAYYGARYAHGWRKGFFYVAVMLPMWASYIVKAYAWTVILTRGGILYWLVGKLGLLPALEWLLEVPAVGGTSLSTSHLGRFLVFTYVWLPFMILPVQAAIERVPPQLLQASADLGARPVQTFRTVLLPLAFPGVVAGSIFTFSLTLGDFIIPQLIGPSGLFIGSMVNTMQGSVGNLPLAAAFTGVPILIIAVYLSLARRLGAFDAL